The stretch of DNA GTGGTCCCGTCCAGGGGGTCGATAATCCAACGATTGCCGTCTCCGGCTTCTTGCCGGGTTTCCTCCTCGGCATAGATTGTGTCAGCCGGAAAGTGCTTGGTGATGAACGCGGCCATCGCCTGTTCGGACGCGCAGTCGGCAGCCGAGACGAAATCAAAAGGTCGCTTGGCAGTTGCCTGGGCGATGGTGGCCTGGCCGAGATAGCGTTTGAGTGTGGTAGCGCCGATCCTTGCCACCTCTGCCGCTGCTTGCGCCAAATCGGAGAGCCTGCTTGTCATGACTCCGTCCTCAGTTCTGCGATGGTCACGCCGCTGCCACCTTCGTTCCAAGCCCCGAGCCGCATTTCCTTGATGAGCGGGTGGGTGCGCAGGTACTCGCCGACGTTCTTGCGCAGCGTGCCCGTGCCTTTGCCATGGATCACTCTTACACTGTGCAGGCCGGTGAGCGCCGCGGTGTCCAAAAACTTGCCTAACTGTTCGATCGCTTCCTGGCTACTTAGGCCGCGCAGGTCGATCTCATCGCCGGCCGAGGCGGGACTGGTCACCTGATAGGTGACGCCTCCCCTATTGGGCCCCGGCTTGTCGGCAACTTTGGTGAGCTCGTCGAGATGAACCCATGTGGAGAGACTACCGGCCCGCAGCAGTACCTTTCCGCTGTCGTCTGCTTGCGAAGCAACCACGCCCATGGTGCCGTAGCGATTCCAGAGCACCGTGTCGCCCTTGCGAATGGGGCCTGGCGCGGTTTCCAGCCGGGCAGGGGGCTCCGGGAGGGGCTCGGCCGCCTGCGCCGCCAACTCTTCCACCTCCGCTCGTTGCGCGGCGATGATGTCCTTGGCCGCGTGAATGGCCTCCCGAGAGGCCTGCTGCTCGCGAATCTCACGAATGGCCTGCTCGACGGCCGCGTTGGCGCGCCGGAGCACTTGCTCGGCTCGCTCGGCTGCCTCTTTCTGCAGCGCGCCCGTCTGGCGGGCAAGGTCGGTACTCCGCTGCCGGTAGTCGCTCAGCAAGGCGGTCAATTGCCGGTCCTTCGCCTCGACCCCTGCCAGCAGCCTCCGGTACCGCAGCAATGTCTCTTCCAGCTCGGCGATTAGCCCCTCTACGGTGTTCTTCTGCGGTCCAACCAGCTCTCTGGCGCGCTCCAGCACCTCGGCGGGCAGCCCCAAGCGATGGGCGATCTGGAAGGCGTAGCTGGAACCCGGTATCCCTACGCGAAAGCGGTAGGTGGGGCGCAACGTCTCCGGGTCAAATTCCATGGAGCCGTTTGCCACGCCAGGCGTGCGGAAGGCAAATGCCTTCAGGGCGCCATGGTGGGTAGTCACTACCGTCCGACAGCCTCGCCTGGTGAGCAGCTCAAGGACGCTCATCGCCAGCGCCACCCCTTCTTCCGGATCGGTGCCTGCCCCGATTTCATCGATGAGCACCAGGCTCGACGAATCGGCCTCTTGCACAATTGCCCGGATGTTGGCCACATGGGAGGAAAACGTCGACAAGTCCTGCTCGATGGACTGCTCGTCGCCGATGTCGGCAAAAAAGGACGAAAACAGCGCAAAGTCCGAGTCCGGGCTCGCCGGGACGTGCAGTCCGCTCTGCGCCATAAGCGTAAGCAGGCCGACAGTCTTGAGCGCCACGGTCTTGCCGCCGGCATTGGGCCCGCTGATGACCAGGGTGGTGAACTGCTCGCCGAGGGTGAGGTCCAGGGGGACGACCTCCTGGTGCCCCTGCTTCAGGACGAGAAGGGGGTGCCTTCCCTGCTGGATGCGCACTATGCCGCGCTCGTTGAGGGCAGGCTGGCTTGCCTGCAGTCTCTGCGAAAAGAGCGCCTTCGCATTGACAAAGTCCAACTCGGCTAAGGTATCCATGTCGCGCAGGAGGTCTTCGGCGCGGCTGCCCACCAGGGCGGTGAGACGACGCAGGACTTTCTCTTCCTCTTCTGCCTCCTTTAGGCGGAGCTCACGGACCAGGTTGTTCACCTCGAACGTCTCGATCGGTTCAATGAACAGGCTGGCGCCGCTGGCGGAACGCCCGTGGACAAACCCCTTCACTCTGCTGCGTAGCTCCTCCCTGACCACCAGCACGAGCCGGCCGTCGCGCAGGGTGCTCCCCTGTTCTTGCAGTGCCCCTTGGGCAGCGACGCGCCGCAGCACCTGTTCGAGGAGCTGCCGAGCCCGCTCCTGTTGGCGGACGATTTCCCGCCTGAGGCGGGCCAGC from candidate division KSB1 bacterium encodes:
- a CDS encoding endonuclease MutS2, which codes for MLSDKVRTLLEYDKVLNHLSALSICELGRERIQGLRPFLTRDRAQHALSLVSEVRGLLETDTTLPLAGLQDIRVQLRKAAVVGSMLSAEECVRVLRTLEVIRRLRDFHKARAGRYPLLEELLAGLGDFRQIEAELRRCIDPQTASIRDVASPELARLRREIVRQQERARQLLEQVLRRVAAQGALQEQGSTLRDGRLVLVVREELRSRVKGFVHGRSASGASLFIEPIETFEVNNLVRELRLKEAEEEEKVLRRLTALVGSRAEDLLRDMDTLAELDFVNAKALFSQRLQASQPALNERGIVRIQQGRHPLLVLKQGHQEVVPLDLTLGEQFTTLVISGPNAGGKTVALKTVGLLTLMAQSGLHVPASPDSDFALFSSFFADIGDEQSIEQDLSTFSSHVANIRAIVQEADSSSLVLIDEIGAGTDPEEGVALAMSVLELLTRRGCRTVVTTHHGALKAFAFRTPGVANGSMEFDPETLRPTYRFRVGIPGSSYAFQIAHRLGLPAEVLERARELVGPQKNTVEGLIAELEETLLRYRRLLAGVEAKDRQLTALLSDYRQRSTDLARQTGALQKEAAERAEQVLRRANAAVEQAIREIREQQASREAIHAAKDIIAAQRAEVEELAAQAAEPLPEPPARLETAPGPIRKGDTVLWNRYGTMGVVASQADDSGKVLLRAGSLSTWVHLDELTKVADKPGPNRGGVTYQVTSPASAGDEIDLRGLSSQEAIEQLGKFLDTAALTGLHSVRVIHGKGTGTLRKNVGEYLRTHPLIKEMRLGAWNEGGSGVTIAELRTES